gggcattatttccttcatctacACCCTGCACTGCCAACCAGCATATAAATCTGTGCTTTGGGATATTCAGCCTATTCCACAGCATGTTGTCCCAATGAATCACAGGTTTAGGTCCAATGATCTTCTCATAAACTGTTTTCACAGAATAATGAGGCATAGCAGCTAACTCAGCCTGAGTATACACTAACTTCAATCTCTCTTTTATAGCACATATCTTCTTCCAATACCAGCTAGCAGAGGCTACAGGCATGTAATCCCACCAGTCCCCATCTTTAATGTATACAACATGGACCCATTTGATCCAAACATTATCCTGTTTAGATGCAATGGCCCAAACATACTTTCCAATGCTTGCAATATTCCAGTTGATAACATCTCTGAAGCCAAGACCACCTTGCTTTTTATCACAACAGGAACTATCCCAAGAGATGTTACTGTTTTTCTGACTATAAGCTTGTCCACTCCAAAGGAAAGATCTACAAATCTTAGTGACTTCATGCATATACTTACTCCGTTTCATAATGATGttccaatttctttttttttcacaTTTGTTAATGAACATTTTATATTAGTTTTATCTCTAATTACACAATATTAagaattataaaattttgatattattaAAGTACTCATTGActcgaatcaaacaagaccacacatgaatatgtttttcttTATACATTGAAAAGAATTTAATAGATTCTCTTCACAAGTGAATAATGCCAAAAACCTAAATTAGAACATCATTGTGGAACGAaagaattaacaaaattaaccaCGAACGATTAACAAAGTGCAAAAATAACCTGTCAGGAAAAGAAATTGTTGCATGTACGTAAGTACAGTGACAACTCTTTAACCATTTTACGATGGTGACAGTAGAAGAATTAAGCAATATACTCTGTATATATCATGATCTCCGTAGCTAGTATGGTTGGTATGGAGTATGCTTTTGGGATTTAAcgtattactccgtatttatatACTTGAtatacaaattcttatttacaagcgGTGTACAATTTATTGTAcaacggagtaaaagttaattaaaaatgtttaaaagttatctattttttagtggtaaattcttttattttaataaaaatatttattcaaaatcactaataatgtacataattaatcatttaaccctttagcATGTTATCTACCAACTCTTTCTTTTTTATAATATGAAAGTTAATCTTAAAACGTAATAAAACTTACAAAATAAACTAGGTAAtagttaaaaaaaaaggtaaaagtTACCCCGgtgcataaaaaaaattattgtacaccttatgcgTGTAATACCTTTGATACTTAAATTAGGCcccgtttggtttggtgtaaaatgttttcattgcaaaatgatttttcatggaaaatattttctaaGGGAAAACACAAATCCAAACtactttttctttgtttggttccttaaaagaaaatgtgagtagatggtgaagattgaggggaagaaaggagagggaggtaaggaggaaaagagaaaaagaggTTTTCATCCCTTGCTCAACTAAACAACGTAAACTTTAACGTAGCTATGGAATATTGTAGTTATGGAATattgttttccatcccttgCCCAACTAAACAACGTAAATTTtacatgaaaacgttttacatcCTACCAAACGAAGCCTTATATGTAAGATAAGTCGTTGCAACAGCAGAATTGAAATACATGCGAGCTAATCGAGTAGTTTGATCAAGGTTATGATATATGAATCGGATGCATGAGTAGTTAGTTAAAAATACTAATAAAGAGCAATATAAAACAATGTATATTGGGTGCATGAGAATATTGTGcaattataataattaacaaagtaCTCGAATTGAAAAAATGTACAAATTGGTGAAAATGTAAAAGTTGAAAgaattgataaaatttaaaaacttaCCGTTTTGCATTGAACGATGCGGATTACGGAGTACTATTGTCCTAACATTGAAATAATTGACAAGAAGATAAGTTTAAGGGTATATCAAATTATGTTATATTAATaagtttttcttttaaaaatataattcacataCATTGCAACCAAAATATAGcacaatatttataatataatctATCTATCTCTCTATCTTCTATAACTATATTAAAAAGAGACCCCTAAAATCACATCTGACACATGTCACGTTCTCATTAAAATAAATCCCGCTCTTTTATCCTTCCTAATAAAACGCATTCACTTATGTAATTGTTTTTAATTTATAGAAACACTATCTTAGCTATTAATATATTATGTCATTACTTTAAAAAAGTACTAAATGCTTTTGCATAAGGAAAAAATTACAATTTATCTATgcctaaataaaataatttaataacatAATATTATCttataatgttatttaaatttattgtgTCATATTTGTTGCATTTTATATAGTGTATTACCGCTATATATAATATGCCTGCAGAATCAAtaatattctaaaattaatTTATTCACATAAGAAAGATATCGTGGTTATTGATTCCCTAACGTGTAGCCAAAACAAATTTGTTCTACTAAAATTGATGCAAACGTTAAGCCTAAATTTTTTGACCAAATGAAAGGGTTTTTTTTTAAGGTTTACAATTTGTCCacttatttaaaattattttatgccATATTAATCAAAAATCCTTTGAAAATATACATAAAAttgtatattctttttattttatttgaattatttctaTCTAGATTGGCATGAAATTAAACATGATGttgtaattttaaaaatatacggAGTTTATCGTATAAATCAATAACACATGTCATTATATAAGTCCTTCAATATTACGCAAATTATGATTTCAtccattttaatttttattgtccaaaattcatttattattattgctcattAAATAGAAATAATCAATGGTCTCCCCTCCCCAAGAGaataattaaaagaaatgaGAATTGCCATTATTTGGGAAACTACAATTGACACAGACGACAAAGAAACCAAAGGAAAAAGATCGagtaattataaattataaaaaccTCATCCAAATAGTCCCACaaaaatgtatatttaatttcatCATATCGTATCTTATTGAATAGTATTTTGATATTCTATTATACAGGGCTGAAGTAAATACTACATACTTGATATATTAAGCATCAAAGATATTGACAAGGTCGGGGCGAATGTTAACCAAAAATACAGGTTGATATACCCCTATATAATATCTCGTGCCTCAACTTTATATTATTGTCGAGGGAGCTCACTTACTATGATCGATGACTCTACAACATAGACGTTGTTTAATAGGCTAATACTACGATCGATGATTCTACTGCGTAGACGTTGTTTAACAGGATAATACACACTCTTTATAATTTTGTCTAACCTTTAACCTCGATCAAACTCAAGGAGACTAAAATAACAGACCATTTTTATGCATGTCCTAATACGCGTAGACTATCTTTCCAACCTTTAAATGCAATATAATTTCTTACATGCACTTgatgtataataaatttttCATATGTTGGGGTAAGTGTTAATAAGTTTTTCATAATCTCTAACATGTTTTAATTAACGTTTTACGTTATGAGTAAATTTTTAATGAGCATATGATTACCGTTACTCCGTATACATTATGAGTGATATTGTAAGGGTAATTTTCATTAACGATAAATTTTTTATCTTTAATAAATCAACTAAACATTTACATATACTGGGAcaacttttaaatattttgatcAGTAATTTTAAACCCGACGTACAATAATCATTATACACTGCCTTAATTAAGAATCTGTGTAAATACaatgaattaatattattacCTTCCTAGAGGGTTTGCTTAGTGGAACTTGGTTTGCTTTTTTGTTgcaattaaattttaaattgaTGTTTTATTGTAGTGAATTGGTGATAACGAATTCCTAATCTTACTTGTCATTTTTTTTACAGGAGTATAAAAGTTTGTCTCATTTTAATATGACCcctcacaacattctttttttgtattttattattaaCATTAGAGAAAATTTAGTGAATACGGTAGTGACGTGGTTATTTGAGTGGGTAAAGTTCTGATCACAACGGGTAAAACATGTATTACAGATTTATGAGTATATCTAAACATGCGTATGGAAGAATAATTCCAGGGTTGTTTGGTTACTTAACTAAACTAGGATTAGGTATATGGAGTTATATTCAAGGGAGGTATGCATTCAAAATAACATAACACTtcatatatactccgtacaaatTTTGGAATGAAATCTATAATCTAGAGAGATTAAAGTTTGAGTCTTAGAGGGGAAATGCGTATGAGATTTTAGAGGAATATATGGAATTAGAGATCCTTTGGCATGATATATCTAAAAAGGACCAACCAAAcatttgaatgaaataaattCATTGCAATCAATCAATACATTTCCACACGTCCACAAAACACGTTGGATTATTTTTCTTGCCACGGGTAATAGAATTGATAGAAAAAGAGAT
This Spinacia oleracea cultivar Varoflay chromosome 6, BTI_SOV_V1, whole genome shotgun sequence DNA region includes the following protein-coding sequences:
- the LOC110777038 gene encoding uncharacterized protein, translated to MHEVTKICRSFLWSGQAYSQKNSNISWDSSCCDKKQGGLGFRDVINWNIASIGKYVWAIASKQDNVWIKWVHVVYIKDGDWWDYMPVASASWYWKKICAIKERLKLVYTQAELAAMPHYSVKTVYEKIIGPKPVIHWDNMLWNRLNIPKHRFICCSRCISALKVWLGISYSTGNLKQLMRFIAYGRMSKFRKQVSFAMLAAAVYSVWSSRNSSFWNASFPTVQNIVTRIKQNVRDRILFVMPKNVTRRDSLWFATL